A stretch of the Aegilops tauschii subsp. strangulata cultivar AL8/78 chromosome 4, Aet v6.0, whole genome shotgun sequence genome encodes the following:
- the LOC109753444 gene encoding anthocyanidin 3-O-glucoside 6''-O-acyltransferase, whose translation MGVNSNELRVLDAGVVRPSDLDLPPRSIPLTFFDVKWLRPPPVQRLFLYRLHRNHDVDQLISGLKASLCKALTLFYPLAGHVRLAPNSNNRYELFYQPGDGVPFTAAEYDADVDDLAGPSDGEPVQVARLAPLVPPLPKGRAVLAVQATVLLEGRGLVLGVTVHHSAGDGASSTHFLHTWAAICNGAVEMPQPPIIDRTLIADPRGLYDIYSKGMPSDGSEIEFVTSRMSSVPDDQLVATFTLTQELLTAIKDALAGEATRHGVPSRRCSSMLATYSFIWSCYCRAKKEQNQTNTTHLLFSVDHRARLKPPVPAKYFGNCCSPAIASARHGELAAAGTGGLFTAFTAIASALEEEVGEGSQERWDGGIERVKEAAKAGMVFVVGSPKFRVYDIDFGFGRPMKVVAMSATATGSMPVADARDGGGGVEVALSFPADGMENFQRSFAEAMHAIGMQ comes from the coding sequence ATGGGCGTCAACAGCAACGAACTCCGCGTCCTGGACGCTGGCGTGGTCAGGCCGTCCGACCTCGACCTCCCGCCGCGCTCCATTCCGCTCACCTTCTTCGACGTCAAGTGGCTCCGCCCGCCGCCCGTCCAGCGCCTCTTCCTCTACCGTCTCCACCGCAACCACGACGTCGACCAGCTCATCTCCGGCCTCAAGGCCTCCCTCTGCAAGGCCCTCACCCTCTTCTACCCGCTCGCCGGCCACGTCCGCCTCGCCCCGAACAGCAACAACCGCTACGAGCTCTTCTACCAGCCCGGCGACGGCGTCCCCTTCACCGCCGCCGAGTACGACGCCGACGTCGACGACCTTGCCGGTCCCTCCGACGGCGAGCCCGTGCAGGTCGCCAGGCTCGCGCCTCTCGTGCCGCCGCTGCCGAAGGGCCGCGCGGTGCTCGCCGTGCAGGCCACCGTTCTGCTCGAGGGTAGGGGCCTCGTGCTCGGCGTCACCGTGCACCACTCCGCCGGTGACGGCGCCAGCTCCACCCACTTCCTGCACACTTGGGCCGCCATCTGCAACGGCGCTGTTGAAATGCCGCAACCGCCCATCATCGACCGCACGCTCATCGCTGATCCCAGGGGCCTCTACGACATCTACTCCAAAGGAATGCCGAGCGACGGCAGCGAGATCGAGTTCGTGACCAGCAGAATGTCCTCTGTCCCCGACGACCAGCTCGTCGCCACATTCACGCTGACTCAAGAGCTCCTAACTGCCATCAAGGACGCGCTCGCCGGAGAGGCGACCAGGCACGGTGTGCCGTCACGCAGATGCTCGTCGATGCTCGCCACCTATAGCTTCATCTGGTCCTGCTACTGCCGAGCCAAAAAGGAACAAAACCAAACAAACACAACCCACCTCCTTTTCTCCGTGGATCACCGGGCGCGGTTGAAGCCGCCCGTCCCTGCCAAATACTTCGGCAACTGCTGTAGCCCGGCCATCGCCTCAGCACGCCACGGCGAGCTCGCGGCGGCCGGCACAGGAGGCCTCTTCACGGCGTTCACGGCGATCGCGAGCGCGCTGGAGGAAGAGGTGGGCGAGGGTTCACAGGAGAGGTGGGACGGAGGCATCGAGAGGGTGAAGGAAGCCGCGAAGGCCGGCATGGTGTTTGTGGTGGGGTCACCCAAGTTCCGCGTGTATGACATCGACTTCGGTTTCGGGCGGCCGATGAAGGTGGTGGCCATGTCTGCGACTGCCACCGGCTCGATGCCAGTGGCAGATGCGCGTGACGGTGGTGGCGGTGTCGAGGTGGCGCTCTCATTTCCGGCGGACGGCATGGAGAATTTTCAACGGAGCTTTGCCGAAGCCATGCATGCCATCGGGATGCAATAA
- the LOC109753450 gene encoding anthocyanidin 3-O-glucoside 6''-O-acyltransferase, whose product MGANSNDLRVLDAGVVGPSDLDLPPRSLPLTFFDVKWLRPPPVQRLFLYRLQHNHNVDQLISDLKASLSKALTLFYPLAGHVRLAPNSGNRYELFYQPGDGVAFTVAEYDADVEQDLARAEPVQVAKLAPLVPPLPKGRAVLAVQATVLLGGRGLALGVTLHHSACDGASSTHFLHTWAALCAGAAEMPPPPVIDRTLIADPRGLYDIYSKGLPSDGSEIEFVSSSVSSVPDDQLLGTFTLPQELLRGIKDTVAREAARQKNAPPPRCSSLLAAFSFMWSCYCRAKQEQNQTKTTYFLFSVDHRTRLKPRVPDRYLGNCLGPAIAAARHDELAAPGTEGLFAAFMAIAEALQEEVGEGSHDRWDGCVERVKEAAKVGLFSVAGSPRFRVYGIDFGFGPPAKVDVVSVAKTGAMSMAEARDGHGGIEVGISLPTSGMEHFRRCFDDAMHAVGMQERVYI is encoded by the coding sequence ATGGGTGCTAACAGCAACGACCTCCGCGTCCTGGACGCCGGCGTTGTCGGGCCGTCCGACCTCGACCTCCCGCCACGCTCACTCCCGCTCACCTTCTTCGACGTCAAGTGGCTCCGCCCGCCGCCCGTCCAGCGCCTCTTCCTCTACCGCCTTCAGCACAACCACAACGTCGACCAGCTCATCTCCGACCTCAAGGCCTCCCTCTCCAAGGCCCTCACCCTCTTCTACCCGCTCGCCGGCCACGTTCGTCTCGCCCCGAACAGCGGCAACCGCTACGAGCTCTTCTACCAGCCCGGCGACGGCGTCGCCTTCACCGTCGCCGAGTACGACGCCGACGTCGAACAAGACCTTGCCCGCGCCGAGCCCGTCCAGGTGGCCAAGCTCGCGCCTCTCGTGCCGCCGCTGCCGAAGGGCCGTGCGGTGCTCGCCGTGCAGGCCACGGTGCTGCTCGGGGGGAGGGGCCTCGCTCTTGGTGTCACCTTGCACCACTCCGCCTGTGACGGCGCCAGCTCCACCCACTTCCTGCACACATGGGCCGCCCTCTGCGCCGGTGCCGCTGAAATGCCGCCGCCGCCAGTGATCGACCGCACGCTCATCGCCGATCCCAGGGGCCTCTACGACATCTACTCCAAAGGATTGCCGAGCGACGGCAGCGAGATCGAGTTCGTGAGCAGCAGCGTGTCCTCTGTCCCCGACGACCAGCTCCTCGGCACGTTCACGCTGCCTCAGGAGCTCCTGCGTGGCATCAAGGACACGGTCGCCCGTGAGGCTGCCAGGCAGAAGAACGCGCCGCCTCCCAGATGCTCGTCTCTGCTCGCCGCCTTCAGTTTCATGTGGTCCTGCTACTGCCGGGCCAAACAGGAACAGAACCAAACTAAAACAACCTACTTCCTTTTCTCCGTTGATCACCGGACCCGGTTGAAGCCGCGCGTCCCAGACAGGTACCTGGGCAACTGCCTAGGTCCGGCCATCGCCGCCGCGCGCCATGACGAGCTTGCGGCTCCGGGCACGGAGGGCCTCTTTGCGGCGTTCATGGCGATCGCTGAAGCTCTCCAAGAAGAGGTGGGCGAGGGATCACACGATAGGTGGGACGGGTGTGTTGAGCGGGTGAAGGAGGCGGCGAAGGTTGGCCTGTTCTCCGTCGCCGGTTCGCCGAGGTTCCGCGTGTACGGCATCGATTTCGGGTTTGGGCCGCCGGCGAAGGTGGACGTGGTGTCCGTGGCAAAGACCGGCGCGATGTCAATGGCGGAGGCACGTGACGGGCACGGCGGCATCGAGGTAGGGATCTCACTGCCGACGAGCGGCATGGAGCATTTTCGACGGTGTTTTGACGATGCGATGCATGCCGTCGGCATGCAAGAGCGGGTCTATATATAG
- the LOC109753451 gene encoding uncharacterized protein, with protein sequence MSSSSATPVSIIKLFSASCRPPPLRCGPDAATADWVLLEPLAYVADRTNATTAEAISSTGYTIQATFCAADPPDVSCVCIHCPGIEEADFPERPRIICSHKDLLLLWVTFKFGPYDEDGLREHFVYKAGPGRPSLHLLPDPLPFVARAWEVGLVPHGDDGHFLLAALCFTQTPWVYDLSSRLRHGLGAPRWLQQTCQTR encoded by the coding sequence ATGTCCTCCAGTTCGGCCACTCCAGTATCAATTATCAAGCTTTTCTCCGCCTCCTGCCGGCCCCCGCCTCTCCGGTGCGGCCCTGATGCCGCCACCGCCGACTGGGTCCTCCTGGAGCCGCTGGCGTACGTCGCTGACCGCACCAACGCCACCACCGCCGAAGCCATCTCGAGCACCGGCTACACCATCCAGGCCACCTTCTGCGCCGCCGACCCGCCGGATGTCTCctgcgtgtgcatccactgcccgGGCATCGAGGAGGCCGACTTCCCGGAGAGGCCCCGCATAATCTGCTCCCACAAGGACCTCCTCCTGCTCTGGGTCACCTTCAAATTCGGCCCCTACGACGAGGACGGGCTCCGCGAGCACTTCGTCTACAAAGCCGGACCCGGGCGGCCGTCACTCCACCTACTCCCAGATCCCCTCCCGTTCGTCGCCAGAGCCTGGGAGGTCGGCCTCGTGCCCCACGGCGACGACGGCCATTTCCTGCTCGCCGCCCTCTGCTTCACGCAGACGCCTTGGGTCTACGACCTCTCTTCTCGTCTACGTCATGGGCTTGGAGCACCAAGGTGGCTTCAGCAGACATGCCAGACAAGGTAA